The following coding sequences are from one Ornithodoros turicata isolate Travis chromosome 1, ASM3712646v1, whole genome shotgun sequence window:
- the LOC135397252 gene encoding uncharacterized protein LOC135397252: MITFLESNRGSTYVWLKCTLCTVCVLLSGYMSDLIPGVPVAINFCTSHCDTPYHLGNVFRRTEKDNLSSTGIASSFVNNHPRDFLDLSFIPACTVDYLGSGAGISGMFAYVPIFSQGSEIFCTNQPRWLLVLPAPPPYGLVSNKRRPCCANILIGMMSYALFSISISVLPLVPGIFSFVLPSLLIPNKFASLLYAFFCVLLLILSGYVELNPGPMDSEKLDRLQTMIETLSTNVTKLQRENSLKLHGISKGVTDLSTHIEKLENTVTAINELKADITKICGVMSGIQEALPAIRTDVKRCFSSIDSFKNRMRRHNLIFKGIPEQPFETWQETENILSKFISEHLGMQLGEVERVHGLGKTTRDGNPQPIIAKFCNYKQKEAVLKSAPKLKYVASPNVWIEEDFSAHTRKIRKEL; this comes from the coding sequence GTGTTCCTGTTGCTATCAACTTTTGTACCAGCCACTGCGATACCCCATATCACTTGGGAAACGTGTTTCGACGCACCGAGAAAGACAACCTTTCTTCGACCGGAATTGCTTCAAGCTTTGTCAACAATCATCCACGTGACTTCCTGGATCTGTCATTTATACCAGCTTGCACCGTCGACTACTTGGGATCAGGAGCCGGCATCTCCGGTATGTTTGCTTATGTACCTATATTTTCACAGGGTAGTGAAATATTTTGTACGAATCAACCCCGTTGGTTACTAGTTCTGCCGGCTCCTCCTCCTTACGGTCTAGTCAGTAACAAACGACGACCTTGTTGCGCCAATATTCTGATAGGCATGATGTCCTATGCATTGTTCAGTATTAGTATCAGTGTGTTGCCGCTTGTACCGGGTATTTTTTCGTTTGTTCTGCCTTCGTTGTTAATCCCAAATAAGTTCGCAAGTCTTCTATATGCTTTCTTCTGTGTGCTCTTGTTGATCTTATCGGGATACGTTGAATTGAACCCTGGCCCAATGGATTCTGAAAAGTTGGACAGGTTACAAACAATGATTGAAACCTTGTCAACTAATGTGACCAAACTCCAGCGTGAGAATTCTCTCAAATTACATGGCATATCTAAGGGTGTCACAGATCTTTCTACACACATCGAAAAGCTTGAAAATACTGTTACGGCAATTAACGAATTGAAAGCGGATATAACGAAGATTTGTGGAGTAATGAGTGGCATACAAGAAGCGTTGCCCGCCATCAGGACTGACGTCAAGAGGTGTTTCTCCAGCATAGATAGTTTTAAGAATAGGATGCGTCGTCATAATCTGATATTTAAGGGAATACCCGAACAACCCTTTGAAACATGGCAGGAGACTGAGAATATCCTCTCTAAGTTCATCAGTGAGCATCTCGGGATGCAGTTGGGCGAGGTTGAGAGAGTGCATGGATTAGGGAAAACAACACGTGATGGAAATCCTCAACCCATTATTGCCAAGTTTTGTAACTACAAGCAAAAGGAAGCAGTTCTTAAATCCGCCCCTAAGCTCAAATACGTAGCGTCTCCAAACGTTTGGATTGAAGAAGACTTCTCAGCACACACTAGGAAGATTAGAAAAGAACTTTGA
- the LOC135377542 gene encoding beta-2 adrenergic receptor-like, whose protein sequence is MVMSSPAGFSWQQLVEYQTSDTGFPGNASLGVPGLDEEFQNITLEEEVPSWPLRWFGAFVCGIVILVTLLGNILVLVVVSRFRRMRSVTNILLASLATADITVALLVMPFLVVYDIEREWHFGSIACHMWISCDVMCCTASILHLCFVALDRFWAITRPLRYRACVSKRRLGFAIAFIWLCSAAISFIPVFMGWYGDGTVSLFETSTECTLKVNGTYALISSMTSFYLPLPVMFYVYFRILLVAERQARDIKMLERSLQNGDQRVRRSIRRQSRQIIIDTKAIRTLGIVMGVFCVCWLPFFLMYLITAYCPACDIAYEYRSGITWLGYFNSAFNPCIYAFLNKEFKEAFQRVLGCRKPQERDFPTMDEHSSSRSMQRMDRLHIEPVTPDCRTPSLTPDSTTWPAGIIHTSHCYLQVKSQLAVNDGVKDAV, encoded by the coding sequence ATGGTTATGTCGAGTCCCGCGGGCTTTTCCTGGCAGCAGTTGGTCGAATATCAGACGTCTGACACTGGGTTTCCAGGCAATGCATCCTTGGGTGTCCCAGGCCTGGATGAGGAATTTCAAAACATCACGTTGGAAGAAGAGGTGCCAAGCTGGCCCCTACGGTGGTTTGGCGCCTTTGTGTGCGGCATAGTAATCCTGGTGACACTACTGGGTAACATCCTGGTCCTCGTCGTCGTATCCAGATTCCGACGAATGCGCTCAGTCACCAACATTCTTCTGGCAAGCCTCGCTACAGCGGACATTACAGTGGCACTGCTTGTTATGCCTTTCCTAGTCGTGTACGACATAGAGCGCGAATGGCATTTTGGCTCAATCGCATGCCACATGTGGATctcttgtgatgtgatgtgctgcacggcgtcaatcttacACTTGTGCTTCGTAGCCTTGGACCGTTTCTGGGCAATCACGCGACCCCTGCGTTACCGAGCATGCGTCTCCAAGCGTCGGCTGGGCTTCGCCATTGCTTTCATCTGGCTGTGTTCCGCTGCCATCTCTTTCATACCAGTTTTTATGGGCTGGTACGGCGATGGTACTGTATCCCTCTTCGAAACATCTACAGAGTGCACCTTGAAGGTCAACGGAACGTACGCTCTCATTTCGTCAATGACTTCCTTTTATCTTCCACTCCCAGTGATGTTTTACGTGTATTTTCGAATTCTACTTGTCGCTGAACGACAGGCCAGAGATATCAAAATGCTTGAACGTTCGCTCCAAAACGGTGACCAGCGAGTGAGACGCAGCATCCGCCGCCAATCGCGCCAGATTATCATCGACACGAAGGCCATTCGAACACTTGGAATCGTAATGGGGGTTTTCTGCGTGTGCTGGTTGCCATTTTTTCTCATGTATTTAATCACGGCTTACTGTCCCGCCTGCGACATCGCCTACGAGTACCGTAGTGGCATCACCTGGCTAGGCTACTTCAATTCAGCCTTCAACCCGTGTATCTACGCCTTCCTCAACAAGGAGTTCAAGGAAGCTTTCCAACGCGTCCTCGGTTGCCGGAAGCCTCAAGAGCGAGATTTCCCTACCATGGATGAACATAGCTCCAGCCGCAGCATGCAGCGTATGGACCGGCTACACATTGAGCCAGTGACACCTGACTGCAGGACGCCTAGCCTGACACCGGACTCAACAACGTGGCCCGCTGGAATTATCCATACATCGCACTGCTATCTGCAAGTCAAATCTCAACTTGCAGTGAACGACGGCGTCAAGGACGCCGTCTAG